In Eretmochelys imbricata isolate rEreImb1 chromosome 14, rEreImb1.hap1, whole genome shotgun sequence, a genomic segment contains:
- the LOC144274856 gene encoding C-type lectin domain family 2 member D2-like codes for MTLHLPGVRGREQPLVHPPWNCQKSPTCGVVVALRVVSSALIAAIIALAVLASKLSSADLCPPAGPSCPDSWVGYRGKCYYFSEREGSWTDSQSRCSAPGASLAGIDSEQEMLSLRRSCCTIRIFVTTGSASGGSRVSPGNGPTAPNSTTCFR; via the exons CCCTGGTCC accctccttggaactgccAGAAAAGCCCAACCTGTGGAGTTGTGGTTGCACTGAGAGTTGTATCGTCTGctttgatcgctgccatcattgctctggcag tgctggcatctaagctttcatcagctgatctgtgcccccctgctggACCCTCGTGCCCAGACAGCTGGGtcggataccgagggaaatgctactatttctccgagagggaagggagctggaccgacagccagagccgctgctctgccccgggtgcctccctggctgggatcgacagtgagcaggaaatg CTTTCTTTAAGGCGTTCCTGCTGCACCATAAGGATTTTCGTGACCACTGGATCGGCCTCCggagggagcagggtcagccctggaaatggaccAACGGCCCCGAATTCAACCACCT gtttcagataa